From one Rhopalosiphum padi isolate XX-2018 chromosome 2, ASM2088224v1, whole genome shotgun sequence genomic stretch:
- the LOC132922860 gene encoding zinc finger protein 235-like, whose translation MSTTSDTCKVFSQAGNLKQHIATHSKEKSYKCSICYKGYTRKINLIAHIRTHTGKRPYKCDICKKEFSTRPHLISHTRTRTGDGPFKCCNCGKLFVKAEALKRHIKIHSGERPYKCDICGKQFIRLDSLKTHTMIHTREKPYNCAICKNEFSSRTNLISHTRTHTQDTPYNCDICGKLFALAGTLKRHLRTHSGETPYKCNICGKQFTRVESLKIHTMIHTREKPQKCAICKKEFSTRAHLISHTRTNTGDKPFKCCICGKFLVEAGTLKRHTKIHTGEKPHKCAICKKEFSTVSYLITHTRTHTKERPYKCDICGKLFALTGTLKRHIRTHTRERPYKCDICGKLFALTGTLKRHIRTHSGERPYKCAICKKEFITRANLISHTKTHTGELPYLCDICDKGFSLKTNLIKHIKKHTGKKSV comes from the coding sequence ATGTCAACAACATCTGATACGTGTAAAGTGTTTTCTCAAGCGGGAAATTTAAAACAGCATATAGCAACACATTCTAAAGAAAAGTCATATAAATGTAGTATCTGTTATAAAGGGTATactcgaaaaataaatttaatagcgCATATTAGAACACATACAGGAAAAAGGCCATATAAATGTGATATCTGTAAAAAAGAGTTTTCTACAAGACCACATTTAATATCACATACAAGGACACGTACAGGAGATGGGCCATTTAAATGCTGTAACTGTGGTAAATTGTTTGTTAAAGCTGAAGCACTAAAAAGGCATATAAAGATACATAGTGGAGAAAGGCCATATAAATGTGATATCTGtggtaaacaatttattagatTGGATAGTTTAAAAACCCATACAATGATACATACTAGAGAAAAGCCATATAATTGTGCAAtctgtaaaaatgaattttcttcaagaacaaatttaatatcacaTACAAGGACACATACACAGGATACACCATATAATTGTGATATCTGTGGTAAACTATTTGCTCTAGCTGGAACACTAAAAAGGCATTTAAGGACGCATAGTGGAGAAACgccatataaatgtaatatctgTGGTAAACAATTTACTAGAGTGGAAAGTTTAAAAATCCATACAATGATACATACTAGAGAAAAGCCACAGAAATGTGCAATTTGTAAAAAAGAGTTTTCTACAAGAGCACATTTAATATCACATACAAGGACAAATACAGGAGATAAGCCATTTAAATGTTGCATCTGTGGTAAATTTTTAGTTGAAGCTGGAACACTAAAAAGGCATACAAAGATACATACTGGAGAAAAGCCACATAAATGTGCAATCTGTAAAAAAGAGTTTTCTAcagtttcatatttaataacacaTACAAGGACACATACAAAAGAAAGGCCATATAAATGTGATATCTGTGGTAAATTGTTTGCTCTAACTGGAACACTAAAAAGGCATATAAGAACACATACAAGAGAAAGGCCATATAAATGTGATATCTGTGGTAAATTGTTTGCTCTAACTGGAACACTAAAAAGGCATATAAGGACACACAGTGGAGAAAGGCCATATAAATGTGCAATTTGTAAAAAAGAGTTTATTACAAGAGCAAATTTAATATCACATACAAAGACACATACTGGAGAATTGCCATATTTATGTGATATTTGTGATAAAGGGTTTTctcttaaaacaaatttaattaagcaTATAAAGAAACACACAGGAAAAAAATCCGTATAA
- the LOC132922861 gene encoding zinc finger protein 568-like: MIHTGEKPHKCAICKKEFSTRTNLISHTRTHTREKPYKCEICKKEFSTKAHLISHIRTHTGETPYKCDICGKLFAVAETLKRHIRTHTGEKPYKCDICDKLFSQTATLNRHIRTHSEDKPYICDNCPKGFSTKTNLIVHKRKHNKKKPFKCAICKKEFITRANLISHTRTHTGERPYKCDICNKLFSQTGTLNRHIRTHSGEKPFICDICDKAFASKSNLIMHIRKHTGLKPFKCAICKKQFSTRANSISHTRTHTRERPYKCDICNKLFSSKLNLIVHIRKHTGKTPYKCDICGKLFAVAETLKRHIRTHTGYKP; the protein is encoded by the coding sequence ATGATACATACTGGAGAAAAGCCACATAAATGTGCAATCTGTAAAAAAGAATTTTCTACAAgaacaaatttaatatcacaTACAAGGACACATACAAGAGAGAAGCCATATAAATGTGAAATCTGTAAAAAAGAGTTTTCTACAAAAGCACATTTAATATCACATATAAGAACACATACAGGGGAAACACCATATAAATGTGATATCTGTGGTAAATTGTTTGCTGTAGCTGAAACACTAAAAAGGCATATAAGGACACATACAGGAGAAAAGCCATATAAATGTGatatctgtgataaattgttttCTCAAACTGCAACACTAAATAGGCATATAAGGACACATAGTGAAGATAAGCCTTATATATGTGATAATTGTCCTAAAGGGTTTtctacaaaaacaaatttaatagtgCATAAAaggaaacataataaaaaaaaaccatttaaatgtgCAATTTGTAAAAAAGAGTTTATTACAAGAGCAAATTTAATATCGCATACAAGGACACATACTGGAGAAAGGCCATATAAATGTGATAtctgtaataaattgttttctcaAACTGGTACACTAAATAGGCATATAAGAACACATAGTGGAGAAAAGCCATTTATATGTGATATTTGTGATAAAGCGTTTGCttcaaaatcaaatttgatAATGCATATAAGGAAACATACTGGATTAAAACCGTTTAAATGTGCAATCTGTAAAAAACAGTTTTCTACAAGAGCAAATTCAATATCACATACAAGGACACATACAAGAGAAAGGCCATATAAATGTGATAtctgtaataaattgttttcttcaaaattaaatttgatagtgCATATAAGGAAACATACAGGGAAAACACCATATAAATGTGATATCTGTGGTAAATTGTTTGCTGTAGCTGAAACACTAAAAAGGCATATAAGGACACATACAGGTTATAAGCCATAA